One window from the genome of Flavobacterium agricola encodes:
- the efp gene encoding elongation factor P, which yields MATTADIRNGLCIKYNNDIYKITEFLHVKPGKGPAFVRTKMKSVTNGKVLDNTFSAGHKIDVVRVETQSYQYLYAEGDDFHFMNTETYEQITLPKSALDSPELLKEGTVVMVQINTETEMPLAVDMPASIILEVTYAEPGVKGNTATNATKPATVETGATINVPLFINEGDKIKIDTATGAYMERIKE from the coding sequence ATGGCAACTACAGCTGATATTAGAAACGGTTTGTGTATTAAATACAACAATGATATTTATAAAATCACTGAATTTTTACACGTAAAGCCAGGTAAAGGTCCTGCATTTGTTAGAACAAAAATGAAATCGGTAACTAACGGAAAAGTTTTAGATAATACTTTTTCGGCTGGGCATAAAATCGACGTTGTACGTGTAGAAACACAATCGTACCAATATTTGTATGCTGAAGGTGATGATTTTCACTTCATGAACACAGAAACATACGAACAAATTACTTTACCAAAAAGTGCTTTAGATTCACCAGAGTTATTAAAAGAAGGTACTGTAGTTATGGTTCAAATTAATACAGAAACTGAGATGCCTTTAGCAGTAGATATGCCAGCTTCTATTATTTTAGAAGTTACTTATGCAGAGCCAGGAGTAAAAGGTAATACAGCTACAAACGCAACTAAACCAGCAACGGTTGAAACAGGAGCAACAATTAATGTACCTTTATTTATTAACGAAGGAGATAAAATTAAAATTGATACTGCTACCGGTGCTTACATGGAGCGTATTAAAGAATAA
- a CDS encoding UDP-3-O-(3-hydroxymyristoyl)glucosamine N-acyltransferase: MKFQKPQTLEAIAQLIDAKFVGANDYPVLGMNEIHVVEPGDIVFVDHPKYYDKALNSAATIILINKEVACPEGKALLISDDPFRDFNKISKHFNPFVPATAVIASSAKIGQGTVIQPNVFIGNNVVIGDNCLIHPNVIIYDNITIGNNVIIHAGTVLGADAFYYKNRPEGFDQLLSCGTVVIEDHVTLGALCTIDRGVTGNTTIGAGTKIDNQVHVGHDTVIGKKCLIASQVGIAGCVVIEDEVTLWGQVGMTSGITIGKKAVILAQSGISKSLEGGKSYFGYPAEEARDKLKQIANVKRIPEILNKLK; the protein is encoded by the coding sequence ATGAAGTTTCAAAAACCGCAAACATTAGAAGCTATTGCTCAATTAATTGATGCAAAGTTTGTTGGCGCAAATGATTATCCGGTACTGGGCATGAATGAAATTCATGTGGTAGAACCCGGAGATATTGTTTTTGTCGATCATCCAAAATATTACGATAAAGCCTTAAATTCAGCAGCAACCATTATTTTAATCAATAAAGAAGTTGCTTGTCCAGAAGGTAAAGCCTTATTAATTTCTGATGATCCGTTCCGAGATTTTAATAAAATTTCTAAGCATTTCAACCCATTTGTACCAGCAACAGCAGTAATAGCATCTAGTGCAAAAATTGGTCAAGGAACTGTAATTCAGCCTAATGTATTTATAGGTAATAATGTAGTAATTGGTGATAACTGTTTAATTCATCCAAACGTAATTATTTACGACAACATTACCATAGGTAACAACGTTATAATTCATGCAGGTACCGTTTTAGGTGCTGATGCGTTTTACTATAAAAACCGCCCTGAAGGGTTTGATCAGCTGTTGTCTTGCGGTACTGTAGTTATTGAAGATCATGTTACATTAGGAGCTCTTTGTACCATTGACCGAGGGGTTACAGGTAATACAACAATTGGTGCCGGAACAAAAATTGATAATCAAGTGCACGTTGGGCACGATACGGTTATTGGTAAAAAATGTTTAATTGCATCACAAGTTGGTATTGCAGGTTGTGTAGTTATTGAAGACGAGGTAACATTATGGGGCCAAGTTGGCATGACAAGCGGTATTACAATCGGGAAAAAAGCTGTAATATTAGCACAATCTGGTATTTCTAAATCTTTAGAAGGAGGTAAAAGTTATTTTGGATATCCTGCTGAAGAAGCTAGAGATAAATTAAAACAAATTGCAAACGTAAAACGCATTCCAGAAATTCTTAACAAATTAAAATAA
- a CDS encoding nuclear transport factor 2 family protein, translated as MNVTDIVLNFYKTDALTNHHAIVALLHDDLEVTWYSTEGYLHFNKEELIDYTIKLEKAYSKSRYDITHVLHDKNQVALRYTHYVSPIDNPEQELILAHFMGIWEIKDQKLYKAYVMSQR; from the coding sequence ATGAATGTAACCGACATTGTACTTAATTTTTACAAAACAGATGCACTAACTAATCATCACGCAATTGTTGCGCTTTTACATGATGACTTAGAAGTAACATGGTATTCAACCGAAGGGTATCTTCACTTTAATAAAGAAGAATTAATAGATTATACCATTAAATTAGAAAAAGCATATAGCAAATCACGTTACGATATTACACATGTTTTGCACGATAAAAATCAAGTAGCTTTGCGTTACACGCATTACGTTTCGCCAATTGATAATCCCGAGCAAGAATTAATTTTAGCGCATTTTATGGGAATTTGGGAAATAAAAGACCAAAAGCTCTATAAAGCATATGTAATGAGTCAAAGATAA